Proteins from a single region of Crassaminicella profunda:
- the iadA gene encoding beta-aspartyl-peptidase → MLKLIKSGEVYTPDYIGKKDILITGEKIGYILDHVQLPENFVDIQVIDATGKIVVPGFIDSHVHICGGGGEGSFKTRTPEIQLTDITTGGVTTVVGCLGTDGTTRTMTNLLAKAKGLEEEGISTYVYTGSYRVPIRTLTGSIQDDIILLDKVIGVGEIALSDHRSSQPSIEDIAKLAGEARVGGILSGKAGVVNIHMGDGERTVEFIEKIVEKTEVPISQFIPTHMNRNEKLFNRAIEYGKKGGIVDFTTSTTKKDLEEGEMKCSKGLKIMLDKGISIKNITFTSDGQGSLPNFNEKGQFMGLQVGKVTSLYGEVRDAIIDEGVDLSNAIRVITANPADVLKLSKKGYIEEGKDADIVLLNKDNLEIDTVIAMGKTMILNKEILVKGTFER, encoded by the coding sequence ATGTTAAAACTAATAAAAAGTGGAGAGGTATACACACCTGATTATATTGGGAAAAAAGATATTTTAATAACAGGAGAGAAGATTGGGTATATTTTAGATCATGTACAGTTACCTGAAAATTTTGTAGATATTCAAGTAATTGATGCTACTGGAAAAATTGTAGTACCTGGATTTATAGATTCTCATGTTCATATTTGTGGTGGAGGTGGAGAAGGAAGCTTTAAAACAAGAACTCCAGAAATACAGCTTACAGACATTACTACAGGAGGAGTTACAACAGTAGTTGGCTGTTTGGGAACAGATGGAACTACTAGAACCATGACGAATCTATTAGCAAAAGCAAAGGGGTTAGAAGAAGAAGGAATAAGTACTTATGTTTATACAGGCTCTTATAGGGTACCTATTAGAACCCTTACAGGAAGTATTCAGGATGATATTATTCTTCTTGATAAGGTTATTGGAGTTGGAGAGATTGCACTATCAGACCATCGATCTTCACAGCCTAGTATTGAAGATATAGCAAAACTTGCTGGAGAAGCAAGAGTAGGTGGGATTTTATCTGGAAAAGCAGGTGTGGTAAATATCCATATGGGTGATGGAGAAAGAACGGTTGAGTTTATTGAAAAAATTGTAGAGAAAACAGAGGTTCCTATAAGCCAATTCATACCAACCCATATGAATAGAAATGAAAAATTATTTAATAGAGCTATAGAATATGGTAAAAAAGGTGGAATAGTGGATTTTACAACAAGTACTACAAAGAAGGACTTAGAAGAAGGAGAAATGAAATGTAGTAAGGGACTAAAAATCATGCTTGATAAGGGCATTTCTATAAAAAATATTACCTTTACATCAGATGGCCAAGGAAGTCTTCCTAATTTTAATGAAAAGGGTCAATTTATGGGACTTCAGGTAGGAAAGGTAACATCATTATATGGTGAAGTTAGAGATGCCATCATAGATGAAGGGGTGGATTTATCTAATGCCATTAGAGTAATTACTGCCAATCCTGCAGATGTACTAAAACTTTCTAAAAAAGGATATATTGAAGAAGGAAAAGACGCAGATATTGTATTATTGAACAAAGATAATTTAGAGATAGATACAGTAATAGCCATGGGAAAAACAATGATTCTTAATAAAGAGATTTTAGTAAAAGGAACATTTGAGAGATAA
- the cls gene encoding cardiolipin synthase, whose protein sequence is MNIKYKNKIWICVVLILILFTLWGNALSIQEQGSFKLSTFKTNILNDVFSKQDFILVIEKLKGYIGTVFSIYSIFIAIIIFMENKNPSKTIAWLLVLVLVPIVGFILYLFMGQNVRKKNIFKKKKNRDFPYFEQVASIQREAIKDKELFKNDESFVKKRLISLILNNSKAPFTVNNHLKVLTNGNKTFSSIIESLRLARHHIHLEYFIIKDDHIGGTIKKILMEKAKSGVKVRVIYDSVGSWRLSKTYLHEMRSAGIHIYGFSPVVFPILSRKLNYRNHRKIIVIDGKIGFLGGLNIGDEYLGKDPYLGFWRDSHLKVEGEAVYGLQNIFLMDWLFTTKEEIDFNERYFPKLSYYGEQLMQIAASGPDSDWESIMQAYFSIISSAENRIWINTPYFVPGESILMALKTAALSGVDVRIILPHKPDHKTVYWASMSNIEELLEAGVKIYLYTKGFIHGKIMLVDGVAASIGTANFDIRSFQINFEVNGFIYDEKIVLGMEKNFLIDINDSKELKLEEYLKRPMINKIKESTARLFSPLL, encoded by the coding sequence ATGAATATAAAATATAAAAATAAAATATGGATATGTGTTGTCTTAATCCTTATCCTCTTTACACTTTGGGGCAATGCTTTAAGTATTCAAGAACAAGGATCTTTCAAGCTATCAACTTTTAAAACCAATATCTTAAATGATGTATTTTCAAAACAAGATTTCATTTTAGTAATAGAAAAACTCAAAGGATATATTGGCACTGTATTTTCTATCTATTCCATATTTATTGCTATCATCATCTTTATGGAAAATAAAAATCCTTCAAAGACAATTGCATGGCTATTAGTGCTTGTATTAGTTCCTATTGTTGGTTTTATACTTTACTTATTTATGGGCCAAAATGTTCGCAAAAAAAATATTTTCAAAAAGAAAAAAAATCGAGATTTTCCCTATTTTGAGCAAGTAGCTTCTATTCAACGAGAAGCCATAAAAGATAAGGAATTATTTAAAAATGACGAAAGCTTTGTGAAAAAAAGACTTATTAGTTTAATATTAAACAATTCCAAAGCTCCTTTTACAGTTAACAACCACTTAAAAGTCTTAACCAATGGTAATAAAACCTTTTCATCTATAATTGAATCACTACGATTGGCTCGTCATCATATTCACCTAGAATATTTTATTATAAAGGATGACCATATTGGTGGAACTATAAAAAAAATTCTTATGGAAAAAGCTAAATCAGGCGTAAAGGTAAGGGTAATCTATGATAGTGTAGGAAGCTGGAGATTAAGCAAAACTTATTTACATGAAATGAGAAGTGCAGGTATTCATATTTATGGTTTTTCCCCTGTAGTTTTCCCTATTCTTAGCAGAAAACTAAATTATAGAAATCATAGAAAAATCATCGTAATAGATGGTAAAATAGGATTCTTAGGAGGACTCAATATTGGAGATGAATATCTAGGAAAAGATCCTTATTTAGGTTTTTGGAGAGATAGTCACTTAAAGGTTGAAGGAGAAGCAGTTTATGGTCTTCAAAATATTTTTTTGATGGATTGGCTATTTACTACAAAGGAAGAAATTGATTTTAATGAAAGATATTTTCCAAAGCTCTCTTATTATGGAGAACAATTAATGCAAATTGCTGCAAGTGGACCTGATTCCGATTGGGAATCTATCATGCAAGCCTATTTTTCCATCATTTCTTCTGCTGAGAATCGTATATGGATTAATACCCCCTATTTTGTTCCAGGAGAAAGTATTCTCATGGCTCTAAAGACAGCTGCATTAAGTGGGGTAGATGTAAGAATTATCTTACCCCATAAACCAGATCATAAAACCGTTTATTGGGCTTCTATGTCTAATATAGAAGAATTATTAGAAGCAGGTGTGAAAATTTATCTATATACAAAAGGATTTATCCATGGAAAAATAATGCTTGTAGATGGTGTTGCTGCGTCTATTGGTACAGCAAACTTTGATATAAGAAGTTTTCAAATTAACTTTGAAGTAAATGGCTTTATCTATGATGAAAAAATCGTCTTAGGAATGGAAAAAAATTTTTTAATAGATATAAACGATAGTAAAGAATTAAAACTAGAAGAATATTTAAAAAGACCTATGATCAATAAAATAAAAGAATCAACAGCAAGGTTGTTTTCCCCCTTATTATAA
- the yfcC gene encoding putative basic amino acid antiporter YfcC, translated as MAAENKKNQKNKNRTWQMPDTYVIIFFVVLFAALLTYLIPVGQFDTKDITYVYKGVEKSRTVPIPESFRILTDDAGETVKNGIKWFEPGGGVGVVNYTFEGMVSGSKWGSAVGVIAFILVIGGAFGIILKTGAVEAGMLQMIKKTKGAESAIIPILFVLFSIGGAVFGMGEEAIPFAMILVPILIAMGYDAITGIMITYTATQIGFATSWMNPFSVAIAQGVSGVPVMSGAGFRFFMWVFFTALGVVYTWRYAKKIKKNPTLSLSYESDAYYRDDLKSKENIEVKFEFGHKLVLLTVFLGMIWVIYGVMKYEYYLPEIATQFFVMGIVSGIIAIIFKLNDMRVNDIASSFRDGAKDLLGAALVVGMAKGIVLVLGGSDPTTPTVLNTVLHAIGNAIGSLPATISAWFMFVFQSVFNFFVVSGSGQAALTMPLMAPLADLVGVTRQVAVLAFQLGDGFTNLIVPTSGCLMGMLAVARLDWSKWAKFQIKFQGILFILASIFMIGAVMIGFN; from the coding sequence ATGGCAGCAGAAAACAAAAAAAATCAGAAGAATAAGAACAGAACTTGGCAAATGCCTGATACGTATGTAATCATTTTCTTTGTAGTGCTATTTGCAGCACTTTTAACTTATTTAATTCCAGTTGGGCAGTTTGATACCAAAGACATAACGTATGTCTACAAGGGGGTAGAAAAATCAAGAACTGTACCCATTCCTGAGAGTTTTAGAATTTTAACGGATGATGCTGGAGAGACAGTGAAAAATGGTATTAAATGGTTTGAACCAGGTGGCGGTGTAGGGGTTGTAAACTATACATTTGAAGGGATGGTTAGTGGTAGTAAATGGGGATCAGCAGTAGGTGTTATTGCATTCATTCTTGTGATTGGTGGTGCATTTGGAATCATATTAAAAACGGGTGCAGTAGAAGCGGGAATGCTTCAAATGATCAAAAAGACAAAGGGTGCGGAAAGCGCTATCATACCAATATTATTTGTATTATTTTCTATCGGTGGAGCAGTGTTTGGTATGGGGGAAGAGGCTATTCCTTTTGCAATGATTCTTGTACCCATATTGATTGCTATGGGATATGATGCCATAACAGGGATTATGATTACTTATACGGCAACTCAGATAGGGTTTGCAACCTCATGGATGAATCCATTTAGTGTTGCCATTGCTCAAGGGGTTTCAGGAGTACCTGTTATGTCAGGAGCTGGATTTAGATTCTTTATGTGGGTATTCTTCACAGCTTTAGGGGTGGTATATACTTGGAGATATGCTAAAAAGATCAAAAAAAATCCTACTTTATCTCTTTCTTACGAATCAGATGCCTATTATAGAGATGATTTGAAAAGTAAAGAAAATATTGAAGTAAAATTTGAATTTGGTCATAAATTAGTTTTATTAACTGTATTTTTAGGTATGATTTGGGTGATCTATGGTGTAATGAAATATGAATATTATCTTCCTGAAATTGCTACTCAATTCTTTGTAATGGGGATTGTTTCAGGAATTATTGCTATCATTTTTAAATTAAATGATATGAGGGTAAATGATATTGCATCATCCTTTAGAGATGGAGCTAAGGATTTACTTGGGGCAGCATTAGTAGTTGGTATGGCCAAGGGAATCGTACTTGTTCTTGGAGGGTCAGATCCTACAACACCAACAGTGCTAAATACTGTTCTTCATGCAATAGGAAATGCAATAGGAAGTTTGCCAGCAACTATTTCTGCATGGTTTATGTTCGTATTCCAATCTGTATTTAATTTCTTTGTAGTATCTGGTTCAGGTCAAGCTGCACTTACTATGCCTTTGATGGCACCTCTTGCTGATTTAGTAGGAGTAACAAGACAGGTTGCTGTACTTGCATTCCAACTTGGGGATGGTTTTACGAACCTTATTGTACCAACTTCAGGTTGCTTAATGGGAATGTTGGCTGTTGCAAGACTGGATTGGAGTAAATGGGCTAAGTTCCAAATTAAATTCCAAGGAATCTTATTTATACTTGCTTCAATTTTCATGATTGGAGCAGTAATGATAGGATTTAATTAG
- a CDS encoding DMT family transporter codes for MKNNLLKGTVLVILSTFAYGSIPVISKLSFEEGLNVSSILFFRFFIAALITWGYIFLRRMPYKTSKSHFFYLLVLGAAGFLGTSAFIYMAYTYISGSLATIILFTHPAMIASYEMLVLKEGKDIRKILALIASGIGMILVVWSNNIHINVVGVIFSLLSALCYSFYALGLSEKRTKVMHSVVVAGYVAFSCSLAYFIQGMMNHNIFLPSTSKGWIYILIQAIFCTVIPNIAFCKGVQLIGSSTSVIISTFEPAVACVTGFFILGEVLTFSMIIGGLLILSAIFILQIPEERLSVFYKRNSTKVE; via the coding sequence TTGAAAAATAATTTGCTAAAGGGAACAGTATTAGTAATACTATCTACATTTGCTTATGGAAGTATACCAGTTATATCGAAACTATCCTTTGAGGAAGGGTTGAATGTTTCTAGTATACTCTTTTTTAGATTTTTTATTGCAGCTCTGATTACATGGGGATATATTTTCTTAAGAAGAATGCCTTATAAAACTAGTAAATCACATTTCTTTTATTTATTAGTTCTTGGAGCAGCTGGATTTTTAGGGACTAGTGCTTTTATCTATATGGCTTATACTTATATTTCAGGATCTCTTGCTACAATCATACTATTTACCCATCCAGCAATGATTGCATCTTATGAAATGCTTGTACTGAAAGAAGGAAAAGATATTAGAAAAATTTTAGCGCTTATTGCTTCAGGAATTGGGATGATTTTAGTTGTTTGGAGTAATAATATACACATTAATGTAGTAGGTGTAATTTTCAGCTTATTATCAGCTCTTTGCTATTCTTTTTATGCATTAGGATTAAGTGAAAAGAGAACAAAGGTAATGCATTCTGTTGTTGTTGCTGGTTATGTAGCATTTTCATGTTCCCTTGCATATTTTATACAAGGAATGATGAATCATAATATTTTTTTACCAAGCACATCAAAGGGGTGGATTTATATTTTGATTCAAGCAATATTTTGCACCGTAATTCCGAATATTGCATTTTGTAAAGGCGTTCAGTTAATAGGATCTAGTACATCAGTAATTATAAGTACGTTTGAGCCTGCAGTGGCTTGTGTAACAGGATTTTTTATTTTAGGAGAGGTATTGACCTTTTCTATGATTATTGGAGGATTACTTATTTTATCAGCAATTTTTATTCTTCAAATTCCAGAAGAACGATTAAGCGTTTTTTATAAAAGGAACTCAACTAAGGTTGAGTAA
- a CDS encoding NAD(P)H-dependent flavin oxidoreductase, with protein MNIPELKIGDLIAKVPIVQGGMGVGISLSNLAAAVANCGGIGVISGVEPGFNLEHYHRDKFQANIDGLTYHIQKARELAPKGIIGVNIMTALSTFEDMVKVAVKEKVDIIFSGAGMPMKLPELVKGSLTKIAPIVSSGKVAKLICKQWDRKHNYLPDAIVVEGPEAGGHLGFSVEQLEDPENFSLKKIVQEVLEAIKPFEEKYAKKIPVIAGGGLHDATDIAEILMAGASGVQMATRFVATHECDASDAFKQTYLDAKEEDIMIIKSPVGMPGRAIRNNFIKDVYEHGKPKGIKCINCLKPCNPKETLYCIADALIQAQKGNLEKGFAFAGAKVHKIKKITSVKEVIDELMEGLKNI; from the coding sequence ATGAATATACCTGAATTAAAAATAGGAGACTTAATCGCCAAGGTACCTATTGTACAAGGTGGTATGGGTGTTGGGATCTCCTTATCAAACTTAGCTGCTGCTGTAGCAAACTGTGGTGGCATAGGTGTAATTTCTGGTGTTGAACCAGGATTTAACCTAGAGCATTATCACAGAGATAAATTTCAAGCAAACATAGATGGTTTAACCTACCATATCCAAAAAGCTAGAGAGCTTGCTCCTAAAGGCATTATTGGAGTAAATATTATGACAGCCCTTTCTACCTTTGAAGATATGGTAAAAGTAGCCGTAAAAGAAAAAGTAGATATTATTTTTTCTGGTGCAGGTATGCCTATGAAATTGCCAGAGCTTGTAAAAGGTTCTCTTACAAAGATAGCTCCTATTGTTTCTTCTGGAAAGGTAGCAAAGCTAATTTGTAAACAATGGGATCGAAAACATAACTATTTACCTGATGCTATTGTAGTAGAAGGTCCAGAAGCTGGAGGCCATCTAGGTTTTTCAGTAGAGCAACTTGAAGATCCTGAGAATTTTTCTCTTAAAAAAATTGTACAGGAAGTATTAGAAGCTATTAAACCTTTTGAAGAAAAATACGCTAAAAAAATTCCTGTTATCGCAGGTGGAGGTCTTCATGATGCAACAGATATTGCCGAAATATTAATGGCAGGTGCTTCTGGTGTACAAATGGCTACAAGATTTGTTGCCACTCATGAATGTGATGCTTCAGATGCATTCAAACAAACTTATCTTGATGCAAAAGAAGAAGATATTATGATTATTAAAAGTCCTGTAGGAATGCCAGGTCGTGCCATTAGAAATAATTTCATAAAAGATGTCTACGAACATGGCAAGCCAAAAGGAATCAAATGTATCAACTGCTTAAAACCATGCAATCCAAAAGAAACCTTATATTGTATTGCTGATGCATTGATTCAAGCACAAAAGGGGAATCTTGAAAAAGGATTTGCTTTCGCAGGAGCAAAGGTTCATAAGATAAAAAAAATCACATCTGTAAAAGAAGTGATTGATGAACTTATGGAAGGATTGAAAAATATTTAG
- a CDS encoding helix-turn-helix domain-containing protein produces the protein MSRIGDIIREERLKKGFSPKQIGRKCGVSESFILDVESGKKIINEKLLEKLSKLLGKNLEESVTLEPVEKEEIIQKPKLKVQAPQRRQTVTPLDQWSDALSGIIKKVPIYDITMKSSKGYKSFPIINKKVEGFSPEKLIYVEAPDDTLNGFRICREDKILIYLNQELVNNSFSLVEYEGKRQLRKIKRIEGNKIEIISYHKDKKSIVKSIRDVKIIGRGIRLEVELNK, from the coding sequence ATGAGCAGAATTGGAGATATCATTAGAGAAGAAAGATTAAAAAAAGGATTTTCTCCTAAACAAATTGGACGAAAATGCGGCGTATCTGAATCATTTATTTTGGATGTTGAAAGTGGCAAGAAAATTATTAACGAAAAATTACTTGAGAAATTATCAAAGCTATTAGGAAAAAACTTAGAAGAGAGTGTAACTCTAGAACCTGTAGAAAAGGAAGAAATCATACAAAAACCTAAACTTAAAGTACAAGCTCCTCAAAGAAGACAAACAGTAACTCCTCTAGATCAATGGTCAGATGCTCTATCAGGTATTATTAAAAAAGTACCTATATATGATATAACCATGAAGTCATCAAAGGGTTATAAAAGTTTTCCTATCATCAATAAAAAGGTAGAAGGTTTCTCTCCAGAAAAATTGATCTATGTGGAAGCTCCTGATGATACCTTAAATGGATTTAGAATCTGCAGGGAAGATAAAATATTAATCTATTTAAATCAAGAGTTAGTAAATAATTCTTTTTCTTTAGTAGAATATGAAGGAAAGAGACAATTAAGAAAAATAAAAAGAATAGAAGGAAATAAAATAGAAATCATCTCTTATCATAAAGATAAAAAATCCATTGTAAAATCTATAAGAGATGTAAAAATAATTGGTAGAGGTATACGCCTTGAAGTAGAACTAAACAAATAA
- a CDS encoding sigma 54-interacting transcriptional regulator yields the protein MKKSITLVAGSEETRETLVKQLKEYVSDMVSINSYAVETGIDQMIRDDLVVLSSEAIKNDLLVLKLLDTTCEIIVAKRIVSYDFIDKIVLLPPNTDVLLVNDDPESTYESIEILNSIGIDDLNYIPYYPGIKEPIKEVYIAITPGELDKVPTFIEKTYDIGARIMDFTTITEILNRLGILNEKAGIFSQKYLEKIINIAKRLANSTNKVLELNKHLHLVIDGLNDGLLVYGKNGNISVFNENLKKLLKVSYRKIIGKSVKNVVYNKNLLEFLMDKSMIEGKIFELNNLEVFVNKFCLPQDDSIIAATNKDLVKIVKEKKFREDLYYRLKMGYIHLPPLRERKIDIPKLMDYFIKVETTEDIKISYEVMNELLKYDWYGNVRELKNTLTYMLAVREGRNLTLKDIPDKGFFQGIIPNDYNHRNKHMEMDLNAEQRYILEKIYLLNKNGEIVGREKLSKETIGTEYEMTKYQMRSRLENLEKMGLIIKNKGKHGTRLSEKGREFLMDLMAYNGG from the coding sequence ATGAAAAAGAGTATTACGCTTGTAGCTGGTTCAGAAGAGACTAGAGAGACTTTGGTAAAGCAGCTAAAGGAATATGTATCGGATATGGTTTCGATCAATAGCTATGCTGTAGAAACGGGTATTGATCAAATGATAAGAGATGATTTGGTTGTATTATCAAGTGAAGCTATAAAAAATGACTTATTAGTACTCAAGTTATTAGATACTACTTGTGAAATTATAGTTGCTAAAAGAATTGTTAGCTATGATTTTATTGATAAAATTGTCTTACTTCCACCGAATACGGATGTGCTTTTAGTCAATGATGACCCAGAATCCACATATGAAAGTATTGAAATACTAAATAGTATAGGAATTGATGATCTAAATTATATTCCCTATTATCCAGGAATAAAAGAACCTATTAAAGAAGTTTATATTGCCATAACCCCTGGAGAATTAGACAAGGTACCTACATTTATAGAAAAGACCTATGATATAGGAGCGAGGATTATGGACTTTACAACCATAACGGAAATATTGAATAGATTGGGTATATTGAATGAAAAAGCAGGTATATTTTCTCAAAAATACTTGGAGAAGATTATTAATATTGCAAAGAGGCTTGCAAACTCAACGAACAAAGTATTAGAACTAAATAAACATTTACATTTAGTGATAGATGGATTAAATGATGGTTTGCTTGTTTACGGGAAAAATGGAAATATAAGCGTTTTTAATGAAAATTTAAAAAAATTGTTGAAAGTCTCATACAGAAAGATCATAGGAAAAAGTGTTAAAAATGTAGTTTATAATAAAAATTTATTAGAATTTTTAATGGATAAAAGCATGATTGAGGGAAAAATCTTTGAACTGAATAATCTAGAGGTTTTTGTAAATAAATTTTGCCTTCCTCAAGATGATTCTATCATTGCAGCAACCAATAAGGATTTAGTAAAAATAGTAAAAGAGAAAAAATTTAGAGAAGACTTATATTATAGACTAAAGATGGGATATATACATCTACCACCTTTGAGGGAGAGAAAAATTGATATTCCAAAGCTGATGGATTACTTTATAAAAGTTGAAACTACAGAAGATATAAAAATATCTTATGAGGTAATGAATGAACTATTAAAGTATGATTGGTATGGTAATGTAAGGGAACTCAAAAATACTTTGACATATATGCTAGCTGTTAGAGAAGGAAGGAATCTGACTTTAAAAGATATACCAGATAAAGGATTTTTTCAAGGAATTATTCCTAATGACTATAATCATAGGAATAAACATATGGAAATGGATTTAAATGCAGAACAAAGATATATACTAGAAAAAATATATTTATTAAACAAAAATGGCGAAATCGTTGGCAGAGAAAAATTGAGCAAAGAAACAATAGGAACAGAATATGAAATGACAAAATATCAGATGCGTTCTAGACTTGAAAATTTAGAAAAAATGGGATTGATTATTAAAAATAAAGGGAAACACGGAACACGATTAAGCGAGAAAGGAAGAGAATTTCTAATGGATTTAATGGCGTATAATGGTGGTTAA
- a CDS encoding MetQ/NlpA family ABC transporter substrate-binding protein yields MKKILFTLLSMILIFSLLTGCSSKENTASSPLRVGATAGPHEQIVEKVKEIAKTKGLEVEIVSFNDYIQPNVQLYEKQLDLNSYQHTPYLDKFNKDHHMDLVKLASTVNFPMGIYSNQLKSLDELKEGDKISLPNDPTNEARALLLLQSANVIKLKDTKDLNLTIKDIAENPKNIEFIELDAPMVAHSLEDVAVAAINTNYAMQAGFSPADDSIFIEPKDSPWVNIIAARPDNKDDKRIKQFIEIYQSEEMKQFIEDIFGGSVVPGF; encoded by the coding sequence ATGAAAAAAATATTATTTACTTTATTATCTATGATACTTATTTTCTCTTTACTAACAGGATGTAGTTCTAAAGAAAATACAGCATCTAGTCCTTTAAGGGTTGGGGCTACAGCAGGTCCCCATGAACAAATTGTAGAAAAGGTAAAAGAAATTGCTAAAACAAAAGGATTAGAAGTAGAGATTGTATCTTTTAATGATTATATCCAACCAAATGTACAATTATATGAAAAGCAACTTGATCTTAATAGTTATCAACATACACCTTATCTAGATAAATTTAACAAAGACCATCATATGGACCTAGTAAAATTAGCATCTACAGTAAATTTTCCCATGGGAATTTATTCTAATCAATTAAAATCTCTTGATGAATTGAAAGAAGGAGATAAAATATCTTTGCCTAATGATCCTACAAATGAAGCTCGTGCACTCCTTTTACTTCAATCTGCTAACGTGATCAAATTAAAAGATACTAAGGATCTTAATCTAACCATAAAAGATATTGCTGAGAATCCTAAAAATATTGAGTTTATTGAATTAGATGCTCCAATGGTAGCTCATTCCCTAGAAGATGTAGCTGTTGCTGCAATAAACACAAACTATGCAATGCAGGCAGGCTTCAGTCCTGCAGATGATTCTATATTCATTGAACCTAAAGATTCTCCTTGGGTAAATATTATTGCTGCAAGACCTGATAATAAAGATGATAAAAGAATCAAACAATTTATTGAAATTTATCAATCTGAGGAAATGAAGCAGTTCATCGAAGACATCTTTGGTGGATCTGTTGTTCCTGGATTTTAA